In Streptomyces sp. NBC_01707, a genomic segment contains:
- a CDS encoding putative leader peptide: MFRSALLTSRGHIDLLRVASAACCRGC; the protein is encoded by the coding sequence ATGTTCCGTTCAGCTCTGCTCACTTCGCGCGGTCACATCGACCTGCTGCGTGTGGCCTCTGCCGCGTGTTGTCGCGGTTGCTGA
- a CDS encoding YjbQ family protein, whose protein sequence is MPDAFTTSVLHLTTGDTETVTDLTADCERFLSRAAVGRDGLLNIFVPHATAGIAILETGAGSDDDLLATLHALLPADDRYQHRHGSPGHGRDHVLPAFIAPHATLPVIGGQLELGTWQSVCLVDTNVDNADRQVRLSFVG, encoded by the coding sequence ATGCCTGATGCCTTCACCACCAGCGTTCTGCACCTCACGACCGGTGACACCGAGACGGTCACCGACCTGACGGCCGACTGCGAACGGTTCCTCAGCCGCGCCGCCGTCGGCCGGGACGGCCTCCTCAATATTTTCGTGCCGCACGCAACCGCCGGAATCGCCATCCTGGAAACCGGCGCGGGCAGCGACGACGACCTCCTCGCCACCCTTCACGCGCTGCTGCCCGCGGACGACCGCTACCAGCACCGCCACGGCAGCCCCGGCCACGGCCGCGACCACGTACTGCCGGCCTTCATCGCACCGCACGCCACATTGCCGGTGATCGGCGGACAGCTGGAACTGGGGACATGGCAGTCGGTGTGCCTGGTCGACACGAACGTCGATAATGCGGACCGTCAGGTGCGTCTGAGCTTCGTCGGTTAG
- a CDS encoding endo-beta-N-acetylglucosaminidase H, protein MFTLVWSRVRTAALALSAVAALAVGTTGAAAAPAPAKQGPTSVAYIEVNNNSMLNAGKYTLANGGGNAFDVAVIFAANINYDTSTKAAYLYFNENVRRVLDNAATEIRPLQQKGIKVVLSVLGNHQGAGFANFPSQQAASAFAKEMSDTVVKYGLDGIDFDDEYAEYGNNGTAQPNDSSFVHLVTALRANMPDKIISLYNIGPAASRLSYGGVDVSSKFDYAWNPYYGTWQVPGIALPKSKLSPAAVEIGRTSQSTAADLARRTVSEGYGVYLTYNLDGTDRSADVSAFTRELYGSDAVYTP, encoded by the coding sequence ATGTTCACTCTGGTATGGAGCAGAGTGCGGACGGCCGCGCTCGCGCTCTCGGCCGTCGCAGCCCTCGCCGTCGGCACGACCGGCGCGGCAGCGGCCCCCGCCCCCGCGAAGCAGGGGCCAACTTCGGTGGCGTACATCGAGGTGAACAACAACAGCATGCTCAACGCCGGCAAGTACACGCTCGCCAACGGCGGCGGCAATGCCTTTGATGTCGCCGTGATCTTCGCGGCGAACATCAACTACGACACGAGCACGAAGGCGGCATATCTGTACTTCAACGAGAATGTGCGTCGCGTCCTCGACAACGCCGCCACGGAGATACGGCCGTTGCAGCAGAAGGGCATCAAGGTCGTCCTCTCGGTGCTCGGCAACCACCAGGGTGCAGGGTTCGCCAACTTTCCGTCGCAGCAGGCGGCGTCGGCGTTCGCGAAAGAAATGTCGGACACCGTGGTCAAGTACGGACTCGACGGTATCGACTTCGACGACGAATACGCCGAGTACGGCAACAACGGCACTGCCCAGCCCAACGACAGCTCGTTCGTGCACCTGGTGACGGCATTGCGCGCGAACATGCCGGACAAGATCATCAGTCTCTACAACATCGGCCCGGCTGCGTCGCGTCTGTCCTACGGCGGCGTCGACGTCTCCTCCAAGTTCGACTACGCCTGGAACCCGTACTACGGCACCTGGCAGGTCCCCGGCATCGCACTGCCCAAGTCGAAGCTGTCGCCTGCAGCCGTCGAGATCGGCCGGACCTCGCAGAGTACGGCCGCCGACCTCGCCCGTCGCACCGTCAGCGAAGGATACGGCGTCTATCTGACGTACAACCTCGATGGCACCGATCGCAGTGCCGACGTCTCCGCGTTCACCAGGGAACTGTACGGCAGTGACGCCGTCTACACGCCGTAA
- a CDS encoding substrate-binding domain-containing protein, producing the protein MASTRPTGPEGPAGPPARTDQLFALQRRQRLMDQLRLHGAVRVRDLAQDLSVSELTIRRDIAALAERGLLTRVHGGATLPSALEQEPVRRRRLAMPAFTIGMVVPSLDFYWPHIVSGVRNAAAAHGVNVRLRGSSYDQAEDRRQIVRLTESGQVQGLLLAPSLEGPGMHEMIDWIGRLPVPVVFVERNTPDWTPTPHQLEWVRSDHATGLEMAVRHLHTLGHRNIGLVLSKGSPTSAHLAVGWHRACAELGLSAGFLIRESVALDVPGHRQIIGDILEGCRRSHITALIVHSDPDAISVVQYLTEQGIRVPDDLAIVSYDDEVAHLADPAITAVRPPKALVGRTAVEMMLARLLEGGRRPAQRALILPELMIRASSLPAAPHSVPAPTTLRREPA; encoded by the coding sequence ATGGCGTCGACACGGCCCACCGGGCCCGAGGGACCCGCGGGACCTCCCGCGAGGACCGACCAGTTGTTCGCGCTGCAACGCCGCCAACGGCTGATGGATCAGCTGCGGCTGCACGGCGCTGTTCGCGTACGCGATCTCGCGCAGGACCTCTCGGTCAGCGAGCTGACGATCCGGCGCGACATCGCGGCGCTCGCCGAACGCGGCCTGTTGACCCGGGTGCACGGCGGGGCCACGCTGCCCTCCGCCCTGGAGCAGGAGCCGGTGCGCCGGAGGCGCCTCGCGATGCCCGCATTCACGATCGGGATGGTCGTCCCCTCGCTGGACTTCTATTGGCCGCACATCGTCAGTGGGGTCCGCAACGCCGCAGCGGCTCACGGCGTCAACGTCCGCCTGCGGGGGTCCAGTTACGACCAGGCGGAGGACCGCCGACAGATCGTCCGGCTGACCGAATCCGGGCAGGTGCAGGGGTTGCTCCTCGCGCCGAGCCTGGAGGGCCCCGGCATGCACGAGATGATCGACTGGATCGGCAGACTGCCGGTCCCCGTGGTCTTCGTGGAGCGCAACACGCCCGACTGGACCCCGACGCCGCACCAGCTCGAATGGGTGCGCAGCGATCACGCGACCGGGCTGGAGATGGCGGTCCGGCATCTGCACACGCTCGGCCACCGCAATATCGGGCTCGTGCTGTCCAAGGGCAGTCCCACCTCTGCGCACCTCGCCGTGGGGTGGCACCGTGCCTGTGCCGAACTCGGTCTGTCCGCCGGCTTCCTGATACGCGAAAGCGTTGCCCTCGACGTACCGGGACACCGCCAAATCATCGGTGACATCCTGGAAGGCTGCCGCCGCTCCCACATCACCGCGCTCATCGTGCACAGCGACCCCGACGCAATCTCGGTGGTCCAGTACCTGACCGAGCAGGGCATCCGCGTGCCCGACGACCTGGCAATCGTCAGCTACGACGACGAGGTCGCCCATCTCGCCGACCCGGCCATCACAGCAGTACGGCCGCCCAAGGCACTCGTGGGCCGCACGGCCGTCGAGATGATGCTGGCGCGCCTCCTCGAAGGCGGTCGCCGCCCGGCCCAACGGGCGCTCATTCTACCGGAGTTGATGATCCGCGCCTCGTCGCTGCCGGCCGCACCGCACTCCGTGCCCGCGCCCACGACGCTGCGCCGCGAACCGGCCTGA
- a CDS encoding hydroxyacid dehydrogenase: protein MQTKARALVVMSRSSFEAHFDQDRLRRLADLVTLDEPCWTDDLDSARSRERLARAEVLLTSWGAPALTPQRLAAAPRLRAVLHGAGSVRDLVGQEVWRRGIRVTSAADANAVPVAEYTLAAIIFAGKKVPFLAADEQRAYEGWGSVTGYGDLSNFRRTVGIVGFSRIGRQVVELLQVLRGTTCLVADPYADPEEVARAGARLVPLEEMLPRVHVLSVHAPELPETHHLIGAEQLSTLPDFATVINTARGSLVDPDALAAECASRRLFAILDVTDPEPLPAESPLRRLARVMITPHIAGSLGSEIGRLTDHVLDELTRWVAGKQLRAEITAESWALGLSA, encoded by the coding sequence ATGCAGACCAAGGCCCGCGCTCTGGTCGTGATGAGCAGGTCCAGCTTCGAGGCACACTTCGATCAGGACCGGCTGCGCCGTCTCGCCGACCTCGTGACCCTGGACGAGCCCTGCTGGACGGACGACCTCGACAGCGCAAGGTCGCGCGAACGCCTGGCCCGCGCCGAAGTGCTGCTCACGTCGTGGGGCGCGCCCGCTCTCACACCGCAGCGGCTCGCCGCGGCACCCCGCCTGCGGGCCGTGCTGCACGGGGCGGGCAGCGTGCGCGACCTGGTCGGGCAGGAGGTGTGGCGGCGCGGGATCCGAGTGACCAGCGCTGCCGACGCCAACGCCGTACCGGTGGCGGAGTACACCCTCGCCGCGATCATCTTCGCCGGGAAGAAGGTCCCGTTCCTCGCCGCCGACGAGCAGCGCGCGTACGAGGGGTGGGGCTCGGTCACCGGCTACGGCGACCTGTCCAACTTCCGCAGGACCGTCGGCATCGTCGGCTTCTCGCGGATCGGCCGTCAGGTCGTCGAGTTGCTGCAGGTGCTGCGCGGCACCACCTGCCTGGTGGCCGACCCGTACGCCGACCCGGAGGAGGTGGCGCGGGCCGGTGCGAGGCTCGTACCGCTGGAGGAGATGCTGCCGCGGGTCCACGTGCTGTCCGTGCACGCCCCCGAGCTGCCCGAGACCCACCACCTCATCGGCGCGGAACAGCTGAGCACGCTCCCCGACTTCGCGACGGTCATCAACACCGCGCGCGGCTCGCTCGTCGACCCCGACGCGCTGGCCGCCGAGTGCGCTTCCCGCCGGCTCTTCGCGATCCTCGATGTCACCGATCCCGAACCACTGCCCGCCGAATCGCCGTTGCGCCGCCTGGCCCGCGTGATGATCACGCCGCACATCGCCGGGTCCCTGGGCAGCGAGATCGGCCGGCTGACCGACCACGTCCTCGACGAACTCACCCGCTGGGTCGCCGGCAAACAGTTGCGGGCCGAGATCACCGCGGAGAGCTGGGCCCTGGGCCTGAGCGCCTGA
- a CDS encoding sugar ABC transporter substrate-binding protein — protein MKLTKNLARIAPLVVAATLTATACDASGTDSTSSSKGNTVVKVALWNYKTTPEFKALIDGFEAKNPDIDVQSVDILADNYPEKVTTMLAGGDTTDVLTMKNVTDYARYATRDQLLPLTDEAAKLDKASYSGLDDYNLKGKYYALPYRSDFWVLFYNKDMVGKEDLSELTWDDYAELAKKFTKGSGSDKVYGTYLHTWRSVVQAISSAQTGGDQLGGDYAFFKDQYEMALGLQKAKATLPFSTASSNQITYDSQLTTGKAAMVPMGSWWAAALLAEKAQGKNDINWGMAPMPQAKNDGKSVTFGSPTAFAVNKKARNADAAKRFVTWASGPEGAAAVAKIGVTPAYTSDKILDTLFSVDGMPTDALSRKAMQPTTVQLEMPVSDKTSDIDQILKEEHEMIMSGEKSVDEGVKEMDKRVKDEVR, from the coding sequence ATGAAGTTGACGAAGAACCTCGCCCGTATCGCGCCGTTGGTCGTCGCCGCGACCCTGACTGCCACCGCCTGCGACGCCAGCGGCACGGACAGCACCTCGTCGTCCAAGGGCAATACGGTCGTGAAGGTCGCGTTGTGGAACTACAAGACCACGCCCGAGTTCAAGGCCCTGATCGACGGTTTCGAGGCCAAGAACCCCGACATCGACGTCCAGTCGGTCGACATCCTCGCGGACAACTACCCGGAGAAGGTCACCACGATGCTTGCGGGCGGTGACACCACCGACGTCCTGACCATGAAGAACGTCACCGACTACGCCCGCTACGCCACGCGCGACCAGCTGCTGCCGCTGACCGATGAGGCGGCCAAGTTGGACAAGGCGTCGTACTCCGGTCTCGACGACTACAACCTCAAGGGCAAGTACTACGCGCTGCCCTACCGCTCGGACTTCTGGGTCCTCTTCTACAACAAGGACATGGTCGGCAAGGAAGACCTGTCCGAGCTGACCTGGGACGACTACGCGGAGCTGGCGAAGAAGTTCACCAAGGGCTCCGGCTCCGACAAGGTCTACGGCACCTACCTGCACACCTGGCGCTCCGTCGTCCAGGCGATCTCCTCCGCGCAGACCGGCGGCGACCAGCTCGGCGGCGACTACGCGTTCTTCAAGGACCAGTACGAGATGGCCCTCGGCCTGCAGAAGGCGAAGGCGACCCTGCCGTTCTCCACGGCCTCCAGCAATCAGATCACCTACGACTCGCAGCTGACCACCGGCAAGGCCGCCATGGTCCCGATGGGCTCGTGGTGGGCGGCCGCGCTGCTTGCCGAGAAGGCGCAGGGCAAGAACGACATCAACTGGGGCATGGCGCCGATGCCGCAGGCCAAGAACGACGGCAAGAGCGTCACCTTCGGTTCGCCGACCGCCTTCGCCGTCAACAAGAAGGCCCGCAACGCGGACGCCGCCAAGAGGTTCGTCACCTGGGCCTCAGGTCCGGAGGGCGCCGCCGCCGTCGCGAAGATCGGCGTCACGCCCGCGTACACCAGCGACAAGATCCTCGACACCCTCTTCTCCGTCGACGGCATGCCGACCGACGCACTGTCCCGCAAGGCCATGCAGCCGACCACGGTGCAGCTGGAGATGCCGGTCAGCGACAAGACCTCCGACATCGACCAGATCCTCAAGGAGGAGCACGAGATGATCATGAGCGGCGAGAAGTCCGTCGACGAGGGCGTCAAGGAGATGGACAAGCGTGTGAAGGACGAAGTCCGGTGA
- a CDS encoding carbohydrate ABC transporter permease — translation MSIVAPPVTQHATDGASAAPRAAAKRRRRRNLLVGWSFILPNFLGFAALTLVPVIGALAISFTDWDSYSAPKWAGLDNFQRLWNDSNFWAALQNTLYYAAGHIPLTLVVSLGLAVLLNQKLRGVHVLRTAFFFPYITSLVAVAVVWNMLLSPESGPVNQFLTFVGIDHPPGWTSSQDWAMPALIITSAWRDMGYYMVLFLAGLQTVPAELYEAARMDGAGPWQRFWHVTLPGLRPTTFFVTVMITVSSFKVFDLVQVMTEGGPGRSTLVLSQLIFREGITQGRFGYASAVSLALFLICLVITVIQFRMQRRSER, via the coding sequence GTGAGTATCGTCGCACCCCCCGTCACGCAGCACGCGACCGACGGCGCTTCCGCAGCCCCCCGGGCCGCCGCGAAGCGCCGGCGGCGCCGCAACCTCCTGGTCGGCTGGTCGTTCATCCTGCCGAACTTCCTCGGGTTCGCCGCCCTCACCCTCGTCCCGGTGATCGGCGCGCTCGCGATCTCCTTCACCGACTGGGACTCCTACTCCGCACCGAAGTGGGCGGGCCTGGACAATTTCCAGCGGCTGTGGAACGACTCCAACTTCTGGGCCGCGCTGCAGAACACCCTGTACTACGCGGCAGGACACATCCCGCTCACCCTCGTGGTCTCGCTCGGCCTCGCCGTGCTGCTCAACCAGAAGCTGCGCGGCGTGCACGTCCTGCGGACCGCCTTCTTCTTCCCGTACATCACCTCGCTCGTCGCCGTCGCCGTGGTGTGGAACATGCTGCTGAGCCCCGAGTCGGGGCCGGTCAACCAGTTCCTGACGTTCGTCGGCATCGACCACCCGCCGGGCTGGACCAGCTCCCAGGACTGGGCGATGCCTGCGCTGATCATCACGAGCGCGTGGCGGGACATGGGCTATTACATGGTGCTGTTCCTGGCCGGACTGCAGACCGTCCCGGCCGAGCTGTACGAGGCGGCCCGCATGGACGGCGCGGGCCCCTGGCAGCGGTTCTGGCACGTCACACTGCCGGGGCTTCGGCCCACGACCTTCTTCGTCACCGTCATGATCACGGTCTCCAGCTTCAAGGTCTTCGACCTGGTGCAGGTCATGACCGAGGGCGGGCCGGGCCGGTCCACCCTCGTCCTGTCCCAGCTGATCTTCCGTGAGGGCATCACGCAGGGCCGTTTCGGCTACGCCTCGGCGGTCTCCCTCGCGCTCTTCCTGATCTGCCTGGTGATCACGGTGATCCAGTTCCGGATGCAGCGAAGGAGCGAGCGATGA
- a CDS encoding carbohydrate ABC transporter permease, which yields MSTPVLRKDSSAPTDPAPAGPPAEPRARGGAMVVTGQIALYALLAVVALAVLLPFIWMLISSVKDDRDVFTVPIQWIPEEFKWANFTTIWTRVPFAAYLGNSFFLSVVITFLQVLTGSFAAYGFAKMRFPGRDVLFTGYIATIAVPWQAYMVPQYVIMQKLGLVNSYTSLILLQAFGAFGVFLMRQFYLTIPDEISEAARLDGLTEYGIWARIVLPLSKPALASLALLTFVNTWNDYMGPFIYLTDNRLWTVQLGLRAFIGQYDAESAMIMTGSVLSVVPVLAVFLLGQRYFVRGIATTGVKG from the coding sequence ATGAGCACCCCCGTGCTGCGCAAGGACAGCAGCGCGCCCACGGACCCGGCTCCCGCAGGTCCTCCGGCGGAGCCCCGCGCCCGCGGCGGCGCGATGGTGGTCACCGGGCAGATCGCCCTGTACGCGCTTCTCGCCGTGGTGGCCCTTGCGGTTCTCCTGCCGTTCATCTGGATGCTGATCTCGTCGGTCAAGGATGACCGCGACGTCTTCACGGTGCCGATCCAGTGGATCCCCGAAGAGTTCAAATGGGCTAATTTCACCACCATCTGGACGCGGGTTCCGTTCGCCGCCTACCTCGGCAACTCGTTCTTCCTGAGTGTCGTGATCACGTTTCTGCAGGTGCTCACCGGCAGCTTCGCGGCGTACGGCTTCGCCAAGATGCGCTTCCCGGGCCGGGATGTGCTGTTCACCGGCTACATCGCGACGATCGCGGTGCCCTGGCAGGCGTACATGGTGCCGCAGTACGTGATCATGCAGAAGCTCGGCCTGGTGAACTCGTACACGTCACTGATCCTGCTGCAGGCGTTCGGCGCGTTCGGAGTCTTCCTGATGCGGCAGTTCTATCTGACGATCCCGGACGAGATCAGCGAGGCGGCACGCCTCGACGGCCTGACCGAGTACGGCATCTGGGCGCGGATCGTGCTTCCGCTGTCCAAGCCGGCACTCGCGAGCCTCGCTCTGCTGACGTTCGTGAACACCTGGAACGACTACATGGGCCCGTTCATCTACCTCACCGACAACCGCCTGTGGACGGTGCAGTTGGGGCTGCGCGCCTTCATCGGGCAGTACGACGCGGAGTCGGCGATGATCATGACGGGTTCGGTGCTCTCCGTGGTGCCGGTCCTGGCGGTGTTCCTGCTTGGCCAGCGCTACTTCGTCCGGGGCATCGCGACGACCGGTGTGAAGGGCTGA
- a CDS encoding heparinase II/III family protein — MGGLHARIRSAAASARSTHLPDLPFSVYRRFDDDGDRLAYEDLYFRRRALVTALAAEAVVDPAVQLDSLEDALWSVCDEYTWALPAHEMHATRLGRGMDQCLDLFAALTAQLLAETVQVCGDRLDPRVAARVRDQVDHRVLSLLADDERPLPWEDWAHNWAAVCGGCVGLAALALWDPGPRLTRVLDRCRRAQLVYLSGFGEDGGCAEGVGYWVFGFAHFVYFAEGLREFTGEDLLTHPKVSAIARFPGAVHLGGGLFPAFSDGEERPRVPAGLARQLARRLGVQVPAEAVEATDSGADLSRDWADLSRTLRWGAPGPAPAPEPEPPTAYLPDLAWLVDRGQGVAFAAKGGHNAEPHNHNDLGHFVLAARGEVLLADLGAGEYRKGYFDEATRYAFLHASSRAHSVPRVDTREQSAGGARAAQVLKLHLHAHGADLTLDLAGAYEVNGLTALRRAFTWHRDTGQLLLVDEVETERPVPLEEVFVSRLRPEIRADGVVWTGSTARVHLSLPGGCVPHVETVHTTDHEGAPDTVHLLRLGFDLVERRARLPFRFTVGSAVGGDGPPGDTGGGPLPA; from the coding sequence TTGGGCGGGCTGCATGCCCGTATCCGGTCGGCAGCGGCCTCCGCGCGGAGCACACACCTGCCGGACCTGCCGTTCTCCGTGTACCGCCGCTTCGACGACGACGGCGACCGTCTGGCGTACGAGGATCTGTACTTCCGGCGCCGAGCGCTGGTGACGGCCCTCGCCGCCGAGGCCGTGGTTGACCCGGCAGTCCAACTCGACTCATTGGAAGACGCGTTGTGGTCCGTCTGCGACGAGTACACCTGGGCGCTGCCCGCCCACGAGATGCATGCGACCCGCCTGGGCCGGGGTATGGACCAGTGCCTCGACCTGTTCGCCGCGCTCACCGCGCAGCTGCTCGCCGAGACGGTCCAGGTCTGCGGCGACCGGCTGGATCCCCGGGTCGCCGCCCGCGTGCGCGACCAGGTGGACCACCGGGTGCTGTCCCTGCTCGCCGACGACGAACGCCCGCTTCCGTGGGAGGACTGGGCACACAACTGGGCAGCCGTGTGTGGCGGTTGCGTGGGGCTCGCGGCACTGGCTTTGTGGGATCCGGGGCCGCGCCTGACACGAGTCCTGGACCGGTGCCGACGCGCACAACTCGTTTACCTCAGTGGCTTCGGCGAGGACGGGGGCTGTGCGGAAGGGGTGGGCTACTGGGTGTTCGGGTTCGCGCACTTCGTCTACTTCGCGGAAGGGCTGCGGGAGTTCACCGGGGAGGATCTGCTCACGCACCCCAAGGTGTCCGCCATCGCCCGCTTTCCGGGCGCGGTGCATCTGGGCGGCGGGTTGTTCCCCGCCTTCTCGGACGGGGAGGAACGGCCTCGCGTACCAGCCGGTCTCGCCCGACAGCTCGCGCGGAGGCTCGGGGTCCAGGTCCCCGCCGAGGCCGTGGAGGCCACGGACAGCGGGGCGGACCTCTCACGGGACTGGGCCGACCTCTCCCGAACCCTGCGCTGGGGCGCCCCGGGCCCCGCCCCCGCGCCGGAACCCGAGCCGCCCACGGCGTACCTCCCCGACCTCGCCTGGCTGGTCGACCGGGGACAGGGCGTGGCCTTCGCGGCCAAGGGCGGCCACAACGCCGAGCCGCACAATCACAACGACCTCGGCCACTTCGTACTGGCGGCCCGGGGTGAGGTGCTGCTCGCCGACCTGGGCGCCGGCGAGTACCGCAAGGGGTACTTCGACGAGGCCACCCGCTACGCATTCCTGCACGCCTCCTCGCGCGCGCACTCCGTTCCCCGCGTCGACACGCGCGAGCAGTCCGCGGGCGGCGCCCGCGCGGCACAGGTGTTGAAGCTCCACCTCCACGCGCACGGCGCGGACTTGACCCTCGACCTCGCCGGCGCCTACGAGGTGAACGGCTTGACAGCGCTGCGCCGCGCCTTCACCTGGCATCGCGACACCGGGCAACTGCTTCTCGTCGACGAGGTGGAGACAGAACGCCCGGTGCCGCTGGAGGAGGTGTTCGTCAGCCGGCTGCGCCCTGAAATCCGCGCGGACGGGGTGGTGTGGACCGGAAGCACGGCACGGGTCCACCTCAGCCTGCCGGGAGGCTGTGTCCCGCACGTCGAAACGGTGCACACCACCGACCATGAGGGTGCGCCCGACACCGTCCACCTCCTGCGGCTCGGCTTCGACCTTGTCGAGCGGCGGGCCCGGTTGCCGTTCCGTTTCACCGTCGGCTCTGCTGTCGGCGGGGACGGCCCCCCGGGAGACACCGGCGGAGGGCCCTTGCCGGCGTGA
- the sigJ gene encoding RNA polymerase sigma factor SigJ gives MDVTRMPRPPGVLENEWGALRPAVFGAAYRLLGSVADAEDVTQDVWLRAATADLRDVRDLRAWLLTVAARRSYDILKSARARRETYVGPWLPAPLLTGPDASEPVLVDESVGSAMLLVMEELKPPERVAFILHDVFGLEFSQIADVLGASGAAARQLASRARRKMATAKQSTPHASRAERERLLTTFRDAYEAGDIAGLVRLLHPDAVYVTDGGGKLAAARKYIHGGARIAMVMVRVGRQWRPDSIEVIEVGGEPALLLRREGRAVSVDTVEIKDGLVVAYRRVLNPDKLAHL, from the coding sequence ATGGACGTGACGCGTATGCCCAGGCCACCTGGGGTGCTCGAGAACGAATGGGGAGCCCTCCGGCCCGCCGTCTTCGGAGCGGCGTACCGCTTGCTCGGCAGCGTGGCCGATGCTGAGGATGTGACCCAGGATGTATGGCTGCGGGCAGCCACAGCGGACCTGCGCGACGTCCGTGACCTCCGAGCCTGGCTGCTCACGGTGGCCGCGCGACGGTCGTACGACATCCTCAAGTCCGCCCGCGCCCGCAGGGAAACGTATGTCGGGCCGTGGTTGCCGGCGCCGTTGCTGACGGGGCCGGACGCTTCGGAGCCGGTACTGGTCGACGAATCCGTCGGGTCGGCGATGCTCCTGGTGATGGAGGAACTGAAGCCGCCGGAGCGTGTGGCCTTCATCCTCCACGACGTCTTCGGTCTCGAGTTCAGCCAGATCGCCGACGTGCTGGGCGCCTCCGGGGCGGCCGCCCGCCAGCTGGCCTCACGGGCGCGGCGGAAGATGGCCACGGCAAAGCAGTCCACGCCCCATGCTTCCCGGGCGGAGCGTGAGCGCCTGCTCACCACCTTCCGCGACGCGTACGAAGCGGGGGACATCGCCGGTCTGGTACGCCTCCTGCACCCCGATGCCGTCTATGTCACCGATGGTGGCGGCAAGCTCGCCGCGGCGCGCAAGTACATCCACGGCGGCGCGCGCATCGCCATGGTGATGGTACGCGTGGGGCGCCAGTGGCGCCCGGACAGCATTGAGGTCATCGAGGTCGGAGGCGAACCAGCGCTCCTGCTGCGTCGGGAAGGGCGGGCCGTCTCCGTGGACACGGTGGAGATCAAGGACGGCCTGGTCGTCGCCTACCGCAGGGTCCTCAACCCGGACAAGCTCGCGCACTTGTGA
- a CDS encoding DDE-type integrase/transposase/recombinase, which produces MRLRRRHCTTVADPPRAKAPDPIGRGFTVTEPNTMYVGDFTDLPLENGKLHHPATVVDLASRRLVDPAIAAHMCTDLVTDALAAAERSRGSLAGAVIHTGRGAHGGFNCAGRRLGARSQSARHHLFEGDDEHSSWR; this is translated from the coding sequence ATGCGACTGCGTCGCAGGCATTGCACCACGGTCGCGGACCCGCCGAGGGCGAAGGCCCCGGACCCGATCGGCCGCGGCTTCACCGTGACCGAGCCGAACACGATGTACGTCGGCGACTTCACCGATCTCCCGCTGGAGAACGGGAAGTTGCACCACCCGGCGACGGTCGTCGACCTTGCTTCACGCCGCCTGGTCGACCCGGCGATCGCCGCTCACATGTGCACCGACCTCGTCACAGACGCTCTGGCCGCCGCCGAGCGGAGCCGAGGCAGCCTCGCCGGAGCCGTCATACACACCGGTCGCGGCGCCCATGGTGGATTCAACTGTGCGGGCAGACGTCTCGGGGCACGGTCTCAGAGCGCTCGCCATCACCTGTTCGAAGGTGATGACGAGCACTCGTCATGGAGGTGA